From one Streptomyces sp. Q6 genomic stretch:
- a CDS encoding serine/threonine-protein kinase — protein sequence MGEVFAGRYELADPIGRGGVGAVWRAWDHRRRRYVAAKVLQQSDAHTLLRFVREQALRIDHPHVLAPASWAADDDKVLFTMDLVAGGSLAHLIGDYGPLPPQFVCVLLDQLLSGLAAVHAEGVVHRDIKPANILLEATSTRLPHLRVSDFGISMRKGEPRLTETNYVVGTPGYFAPEQAMGAEPDFPADLFAAGLVALYLLEGAKPDAKSLIEHFAEHGTPSAPQGVPGPLWGVLAGLLQPDPEARFRTATGARKALLAAAELLPEPGPDDELIEVFDQLGPLPPGFGPNGPATRGRRARPLHSTGPAESPTPPTVPEPAPHLEREPHPQSQRSPEPQPAPAPAPAPEREPTPPPSAPSSMPPPASAPTPHPAMSETGSFHLPPPAPAPDIRFATPPPLPPPVPPMPAVVLPPHVAPAAHAVTTVVPHEPVPDRHSLYALRRGEVPDRRRTSPGPPPRVTIPVLLLALVCFTVGIWALTQA from the coding sequence ATGGGTGAGGTCTTCGCCGGCCGGTACGAACTGGCCGACCCGATCGGTCGCGGGGGAGTGGGCGCGGTGTGGCGTGCCTGGGACCACCGTCGCCGCCGTTATGTCGCGGCCAAGGTGCTTCAGCAGAGCGATGCGCACACGCTGCTTCGTTTTGTGCGGGAGCAGGCGCTGCGTATCGATCATCCGCATGTGCTGGCGCCGGCGAGCTGGGCCGCGGACGACGACAAGGTCCTGTTCACCATGGATCTGGTGGCGGGTGGTTCGCTGGCTCATCTGATCGGCGATTATGGTCCGCTGCCTCCGCAGTTCGTGTGTGTGCTGCTGGATCAGTTGCTTTCCGGGCTCGCGGCTGTGCATGCCGAGGGTGTGGTGCATCGCGACATCAAGCCCGCGAACATTCTTCTGGAGGCGACCAGTACGCGGCTGCCGCATCTGCGGGTGTCGGACTTCGGCATCTCGATGCGTAAGGGTGAGCCGCGGCTGACGGAGACCAACTATGTGGTGGGGACGCCCGGTTATTTCGCGCCGGAGCAGGCGATGGGCGCGGAGCCGGACTTTCCGGCGGATCTCTTCGCGGCGGGTCTGGTCGCGTTGTATCTCCTGGAGGGTGCCAAGCCGGATGCCAAGTCGCTGATCGAGCACTTCGCGGAGCATGGCACGCCGAGCGCTCCGCAGGGTGTTCCCGGTCCGCTCTGGGGCGTTCTCGCGGGTTTGTTGCAGCCTGATCCCGAGGCTCGTTTCCGTACGGCGACGGGGGCTCGCAAGGCGCTGCTGGCCGCCGCGGAGCTGCTGCCTGAGCCGGGCCCGGACGACGAGTTGATCGAGGTGTTCGATCAGCTCGGCCCGTTGCCGCCGGGGTTCGGGCCGAACGGTCCGGCGACCCGCGGCCGCAGGGCTCGCCCCTTGCACTCCACCGGCCCGGCCGAGTCCCCCACGCCGCCCACCGTGCCCGAACCCGCCCCGCACCTGGAGCGAGAGCCGCACCCGCAGTCGCAGCGGAGCCCAGAACCACAGCCAGCACCGGCACCGGCACCGGCACCAGAGCGAGAACCAACACCCCCACCATCGGCACCATCATCGATGCCGCCACCGGCATCGGCACCGACTCCCCACCCCGCGATGTCGGAGACGGGTAGCTTCCATCTCCCCCCGCCCGCGCCGGCCCCCGACATCCGCTTCGCGACCCCACCACCGCTGCCTCCCCCCGTACCGCCGATGCCGGCGGTCGTCCTTCCTCCGCATGTGGCCCCCGCTGCCCACGCCGTGACGACGGTGGTTCCCCACGAACCCGTACCGGATCGTCACTCTCTGTACGCACTGCGACGCGGAGAGGTTCCCGACCGGCGCCGGACATCGCCGGGACCACCCCCACGGGTGACGATCCCGGTGCTGCTCCTCGCGCTGGTGTGCTTCACGGTCGGCATCTGGGCACTCACGCAGGCGTGA
- a CDS encoding DLW-39 family protein gives MKKLLLVALAAIGGLLVYRQIQADRAEQDLWTEATDSVPTGS, from the coding sequence GTGAAGAAGCTTCTCCTGGTCGCACTGGCCGCCATCGGCGGGCTCCTCGTGTACCGCCAGATCCAGGCGGATCGCGCCGAGCAGGATCTGTGGACGGAGGCGACTGACTCCGTGCCCACGGGTTCGTGA
- a CDS encoding DUF6344 domain-containing protein: protein MTKNRVMTLWTVVISAFIALFSALGLVSPAAAATPVQQTEEARNTVVSAAPAATAAVPFWTFKRSLPPTMKQRIRAEAHGSSPSCRHRPPADTEQQDDSTTDLATEALTAQP, encoded by the coding sequence ATGACCAAGAACCGGGTCATGACGCTGTGGACCGTCGTCATCTCCGCCTTCATCGCGCTCTTCTCCGCGCTGGGACTCGTCTCCCCGGCCGCCGCGGCCACGCCCGTACAGCAGACGGAGGAGGCCCGCAACACGGTCGTGAGCGCCGCTCCCGCCGCCACCGCGGCCGTTCCCTTCTGGACCTTCAAGCGGTCCCTGCCACCGACGATGAAGCAGCGCATCCGCGCCGAGGCCCACGGTTCCTCCCCCAGCTGCCGCCACCGTCCGCCGGCCGACACCGAGCAGCAGGACGACAGCACCACGGACCTGGCCACCGAAGCCCTCACGGCCCAGCCGTAG
- a CDS encoding DNA-binding protein: MDAAQQEATARARELQRNWYGEPLGALFRRLIEDLGLNQARLAGVLGLSAPMLSQLMSGQRAKIGNPAVVQRVQLLQDLAGQVADGSVSAAEATERMDEIKKSQGGSVLTNTGQTSTSSGAPTVKRVVREIQSLLRSVSAAGDIIEAADSLAPSHPELAEFLRVYGAGRTSDAVAHYQAHQS, from the coding sequence ATGGACGCCGCACAGCAGGAAGCTACCGCGAGAGCACGGGAGCTCCAGCGGAACTGGTACGGGGAGCCGCTGGGGGCGCTCTTCCGTCGGCTGATCGAGGACCTCGGCCTCAATCAGGCCCGCTTGGCGGGTGTGCTCGGCTTGTCCGCGCCCATGTTGTCCCAGTTGATGAGTGGCCAGCGGGCCAAGATCGGTAACCCTGCGGTGGTGCAGCGGGTGCAGTTGTTGCAGGACCTGGCGGGGCAGGTCGCGGACGGCAGTGTGAGTGCGGCCGAGGCCACGGAGCGCATGGACGAGATCAAGAAGTCGCAGGGTGGGTCGGTGCTCACCAACACCGGTCAGACGTCGACGAGTTCGGGTGCTCCGACGGTGAAGCGTGTGGTGCGTGAGATCCAGTCGCTGTTGCGGTCCGTGTCGGCGGCGGGCGACATCATCGAGGCGGCGGACTCTCTCGCCCCGTCGCACCCGGAGCTGGCAGAGTTCCTCCGGGTGTACGGCGCGGGGCGGACGTCCGACGCGGTCGCCCATTACCAGGCGCACCAGAGCTGA
- a CDS encoding peptidylprolyl isomerase: MAEQLYATLRTNQGDIEVRLLPNHAPKTVKNFVELAKGEREWTNPESGEKTTTPLYDGTVFHRVIGGFMIQGGDPLGNGTGGPGYQFEDEFHPDLAFTKPYLLAMANAGPGTNGSQFFITVSPTAWLTRKHTIFGEVVDDASQKVVDAIATAPTNPRTDRPVNDVVIESVIVQTR; the protein is encoded by the coding sequence GTGGCCGAGCAGCTGTACGCCACTCTCAGGACCAACCAGGGAGACATCGAGGTCCGGCTGCTGCCGAACCACGCGCCCAAGACGGTCAAGAACTTCGTGGAGCTCGCCAAGGGCGAACGTGAGTGGACCAACCCGGAGTCCGGCGAGAAGACCACGACCCCCCTCTACGACGGCACGGTCTTCCACCGGGTCATCGGCGGCTTCATGATCCAGGGCGGCGACCCGCTCGGAAACGGCACCGGCGGCCCCGGCTACCAGTTCGAGGACGAGTTCCACCCCGACCTCGCCTTCACCAAGCCGTACCTCCTGGCCATGGCCAACGCCGGCCCGGGCACGAACGGCTCCCAGTTCTTCATCACCGTCTCGCCCACCGCCTGGCTGACCCGCAAGCACACCATCTTCGGCGAGGTCGTCGACGACGCCAGCCAGAAGGTCGTCGACGCCATCGCGACCGCACCCACCAACCCGCGCACCGACCGCCCCGTCAACGACGTGGTCATCGAGTCCGTGATCGTCCAGACCCGCTAG
- a CDS encoding DUF5324 family protein, producing MTRIDSVRAATSSAKDSVLHAAEVVAPYAETAKDRAALYAHEARVALGPKVSQAAQQARVQYGAHLAPRLEQARSHVPPKVDHAAHEAAVRTRKAAQQAAAYSKPRIEQAVAAAGPVRDEAAARSVAAVAALRGQVTPKEIRKLARKHQRRARVGRLAKGLAVVGVLAGGAFAAWKWWDKQANPDWLVEPPAATEVPDSAPLTSVDGSAQAALDPEVQAKQAEAEADSGSEEKR from the coding sequence GTGACCCGCATCGACAGCGTGCGCGCCGCGACCAGCTCGGCGAAGGACAGCGTGCTGCACGCCGCGGAAGTGGTGGCGCCCTACGCCGAGACGGCCAAGGACCGGGCAGCTCTGTACGCGCATGAGGCTCGGGTCGCCCTCGGCCCGAAGGTCTCGCAGGCTGCCCAGCAGGCGCGCGTCCAGTACGGCGCTCATCTCGCTCCGCGTCTTGAGCAGGCACGCTCGCACGTTCCGCCGAAGGTCGATCACGCCGCGCACGAGGCGGCGGTCCGTACCCGTAAGGCCGCCCAGCAGGCTGCCGCGTATTCGAAGCCGCGTATCGAGCAGGCCGTGGCAGCGGCCGGTCCGGTGCGTGACGAAGCTGCGGCGCGTAGCGTCGCGGCGGTCGCGGCGCTGCGGGGGCAGGTCACCCCGAAGGAGATCCGGAAGCTGGCTCGCAAGCATCAGCGCCGGGCACGTGTCGGTCGGCTCGCTAAGGGGCTGGCGGTCGTCGGTGTCCTGGCGGGTGGTGCGTTCGCCGCGTGGAAGTGGTGGGACAAGCAGGCCAATCCGGACTGGTTGGTCGAGCCGCCGGCCGCGACCGAGGTTCCCGACAGTGCTCCGTTGACCTCGGTCGACGGGAGTGCTCAGGCGGCTCTCGATCCGGAGGTGCAGGCCAAGCAGGCGGAGGCCGAGGCGGACAGCGGTTCGGAGGAGAAGCGCTGA